The region GAAACCACCTCAACGATATCTTTTCTGAAAATGTCTCCGTCCGGAATATTGTCAGGATTATCTGCTTTAATTTCCGCTAAAACAAATTCATCATAGAGTTTTCTGATATCCTGGCAGGATTTCAGTTCGATTTGCTGCCCCTTAGCCAGCATCATATATTTTTGTACCAACCCGTACAAGCGCTTTCTTTCTTTATTCTCCGTTTTATCATTAATAAGCTCTCTGATTTCTTTACGCGTACTGTGAACACCTTCTATCTCATTAGTCAACTGGATTTCGTCCACGATACACTTTTTCGTAAATTGGATTAAGGCAATTGGCGGTACATTCTGAATTGCTTTTAACAACCGCTTATCCAATTGCAAAATATCGGTTATCAAATTCAAAATTTCTAAATTTATTCCTACAAATGCCTGATATTCATCAATTGTAAAATTATAACGATATGCAAACTCACTGTTAAATCTTTCTAGATACGTAGTTTCATAAGCTGCATTGTTTTTATAAAATACTTTACTTAAAGGTTCATATTGCATACGATTCACCCCCTTTGCTGACATTATACTGTAGTTAAATCGGCAAGTAAATATCAATTAAAGCTGTTTTCTTATTAAAATATTGATTATTTAATAAATAAATGGCTTTATACTTTGCTTTCTTGTTATATTGTTCCCATTTTATCATAATAGAATTCACTATTCACCGTTCACTTTGGTAAATCTTTATGCAAGGATTTACCAAAAATGAACGGTAAAACAAAAAGCCAAACCCTAGTATCTAAGGTTTAGCTTCGACGTAACCGTTTATCAATATAATAATCCATGATGCCGCGATACTCTGCGTTTTTCCCCTCTACCTTAAAACTATTCTTTATCTTTAACAAAAGCGTCTTTGTCCACTGCCCCTGCTCCTTGCAGCGTGATAACTTGCTAAGAAGCGCCTTCAAGGCAGCTTTACGATTACTCTTTAAGAAAACGCCCATCGCATCGCAATTTAAATTCAGAGTGACATCTAAATCTTTGTTTATTTCCTTATCGTCTGAGTAAATAGTTCCATCTGATTTATATTTTATCAGCCGAACTTTCGAACGGTCAAGCGGATTTATGGTTAATTTAACATTCTCCCGATGTGCATCACAAGTCATATACTTCTTTTTATGACCCCGATTCCCCAAGCAAACACCTACCATATTGCGGTAATCCAAAGCTAAATTTTCGTCTACATACTGTGGAATATAGTGCTCTATCGTCATCGTATTTTTCGATATTCTTCTCATGCAATATGCACAAATATAACCTTGCTCCAGCAATAACGCTTCCATAATATCCCCTTTTACCGGGAAGCCCTCGTAATGCGCGCCTTTTTGTTGTTTATACTTTATCAGGCTCTCTGGTTCTTGCCCCTTTTCTATGAAAATCATGATATCAATCTCCCAGGAAAGCAGTCTCTAGTTCAAGCGTAGTCTTGGCTTTTACTATATCAGGATTAGTATCATCTAATTCCAATAACAGTTCATCTAAGATACATTGCGCTTCCTTAAATTTTTCATCGTCAATCGCTTGATAAAAACCATCAAATTTATCTTTGACTGCTTTTGCACGGTCATAGCTATCTTGTAAATAAGATAACACGTGACCTACTTGATGACCATAAGCGGACGTACTGTATCCAATTTCCATGTCATTGCCAATCGTAATTAACTGCTCATTTTTACAAGAAGCAATAATTAAGGGGGAATGTGTCGTAGTAATAAATTGCACGCAGGGAAACGTTGCTTTTAATGCCTCGACAATTTTCCATTGCCACTTTGGATGTAAGTGTAAATCCAATTCATCAATAAGAACAATACCTGGTGTTTTCTTGGTTACTTCCTTACGTAAATCCGGGTTTAACACCGCCATCCGGTATGCAATATCCATAACCATCCAAATCACGGATTGATAACCCGAACTTAATAAGTGAACAGGAATGTTTTCTTCTTCGTTTATACTGTAAACCAGTTGACCTGTTCGTTTATGAAACCGTACTCCTTTGACCGGTTTTTCACTCATGATACTCATGAAAGTAACTATTGCGTCTTTTACCGCTTCGTACTCGGAAATTTTCTTATCTTCCTGCCAAGCAATTTCCTCCATACGTTTGCACCAGTTTAATAACATCTTTGCATTGGATTCTTCGGCTAAACAATCTATATAACCAACGCTTCTCGTATAATTTTCCTGAAATACATTTGTTGTTTTTTCCCGTTTCTGAGCCCACATTCTGGCGGCACTTTGATAATTAATCAGGGGCGCTATTTTGTCCGTGTCGTCCAGCATTTCCTTGCTAAACCTGCAAATATCCCTAGGCTCCACTGTCGTCCTGCCTTTTAAAGTTTTCTTCTGCCGAACCCATGTGAACTCATGATTATCTAAAATAGCCGTACATTCAACTTTTACCGGATACTCCTGTTTTATATTAATTGATCCGTCACCGGTCAGCTTGCTTTCCAACCGAACTTCATCTTGACTGATGTGTTTTGTATTAGTCTCATTGACTCCCGCTAAAAAACCACCCAAGCCAACCGATATTGCTTCCAATATTGACGTCTTTCCTACGCCGTTATCACCGATTAATATATTAAAACCTGCTTTAAAATTTACAGCAATATCTTTGATGCCTTTAAAATTCTTAATCACAATCGATTGTAATTGCACATTGACACCTCCCAACCATCGTACGAATGTCATTTATTCCGCGAATTGCGTATATTTAATTATACCTCATGTATTCCCGAAAATCCTTTATTTTAAACAAACACAAGCCTATAAACAGCAAATCCGCTCATTAGCTCATTTTCATATTTGGCGATAGCCGCATTTAATTCAGCGGTTCGCTCTTTCAATTCCTCAATGGTAATCGCATCGACCTCAAACATTTCCGTTTGCTTGGACTTCGCTTTTTTCAGCCTTGCCAGTTCGACCAATATAAACGGTTCCGACATTTCATGATCTTCCGGTTTATACTGCTTCCTAAACTCGGCAATCGTTTGCTTTAACAGCTTGTCCTTCGATGATACCAAACTGCCAAAGTATTTTTTTATCTTCTCCAACAGTTCCTTCTCATTAACAATCGTACGATTGTTGCAGAAGTCCACGCCGTTGGCGTTACGTCCCGAACAGCACCACTTAATATATTCATTAACATATTTGCGGTAGGTTCGCCGGAAACTGTAACCGCAATCGCCGCACTTGATCAGTGTGCTGAAGCAGTACTTATTCGA is a window of Sporomusaceae bacterium ACPt DNA encoding:
- the recF_2 gene encoding DNA replication and repair protein RecF; this translates as MQLQSIVIKNFKGIKDIAVNFKAGFNILIGDNGVGKTSILEAISVGLGGFLAGVNETNTKHISQDEVRLESKLTGDGSINIKQEYPVKVECTAILDNHEFTWVRQKKTLKGRTTVEPRDICRFSKEMLDDTDKIAPLINYQSAARMWAQKREKTTNVFQENYTRSVGYIDCLAEESNAKMLLNWCKRMEEIAWQEDKKISEYEAVKDAIVTFMSIMSEKPVKGVRFHKRTGQLVYSINEEENIPVHLLSSGYQSVIWMVMDIAYRMAVLNPDLRKEVTKKTPGIVLIDELDLHLHPKWQWKIVEALKATFPCVQFITTTHSPLIIASCKNEQLITIGNDMEIGYSTSAYGHQVGHVLSYLQDSYDRAKAVKDKFDGFYQAIDDEKFKEAQCILDELLLELDDTNPDIVKAKTTLELETAFLGD